Proteins encoded in a region of the Antedon mediterranea chromosome 2, ecAntMedi1.1, whole genome shotgun sequence genome:
- the LOC140039930 gene encoding uncharacterized protein → MLVCVTSLDESDSSNSDTTSTTTPRRARLRIGKLKKEMQLNLRQNGFDEKIPADKLGNNDQRYFKTLEDGCHRDDATTPSIIQDAPSSAVSEQSGVQDIWRVFNEKHTTDSIDRLGKCVKMLRNELVKMRDQDQQLIRQLISAHRTINSIVCNQYMDTWDSASTFTVDTSDTATIDIKDVVNRIPPLRRRRQSAPDYEEDQDDEPEVYDPLSMSSPMFLSSCYDWKTHHVTLL, encoded by the exons ATGCTGGTTTGTGTGACATCTCTGGATGAAAGCGATTCTAGCAACAGTGATACTACCTCTACGACGACTCCTAGACGTGCTCGACTACGAATCGGGAAATTAAAGAAAGAAATGCAACTTAATCTACGGCAAAACGGATTTGACGAGAAAATTCCCGCTGATAAACTCGGTAACAATGACCAACGTTATTTCAAGACGTTGGAAGACGGTTGCCATCGAGATGACGCAACGACTCCTTCAATCATTCAAGATGCTCCATCGTCTGCCGTTTCTGAGCAATCTGGTGTTCAAGATATTTGGCGGGTTTTTAACGAAAAACATACAACAGATTCTATTGATAGACTGGGGAAATGTGTCAAAATGTTACGTAATGAATTG gtaAAAATGCGTGATCAGGACCAACAGTTAATTCGACAACTCATTTCTGCACATCGCACTATAAACAGCATTGTGTGCAACCAATATATGGATACATGGGATTCGGCCAGCACATTCACTGTAGACACGTCTGACACAGCTACCATTGACATTAAAGATGTTGTTAACAGAATACCGCCATTAAGGAGGAGAAGGCAAAGTGCACCCGATTATGAAGAAGATCAAGATGACGAACCAGaag TGTACGACCCATTGAGCATGTCATCGCCGATGTTTTTATCGTCGTGTTATGATTGGAAAACGCACCACGTTACCTTACTATGA
- the LOC140041123 gene encoding phenylalanine-4-hydroxylase-like isoform X1, translating into MDREFVKKRKMSNNDDACYLKEKLDNGIPQISLMFSLTEEVGTLARTLKLFEENNVNLLHIESRPSKSTGNEYEFLVTCEDTGDQLGMFIEKLKLKAATVHTLSREPSSSDTIPWFPRRIRDLDRFANQILSYGHELNSDHPGFTDKVYRARRKEFADIAFNYKHGQPIPHVTYTDAEIDTWKTIFTKLTELHPKHACSQYNRIFPLLVQNCGYNADNIPQLQEVSDFLKDCTGFTLRPVAGLLSSRDFLAGLAFRVFHSTQYIRHGSTPMYTPEPDICHELIGHVPLFADPAFAQFSQEIGLASLGSPDEYVEKLATCYWFTVEFGLCRQNKELKAYGAGLLSSFGELQYCVSDKPKVLPFEPSKTGEQKYPITEYQPIYFESDSFEQAMEQMKSFAASIPRPFTVYYNPYTQTVEVLDKKHKLKDLATNIKGELITLIDAISKVK; encoded by the exons ATGGACAGAGAGTTTGTTAAAAAGAGAAAGATGTCCAATAAT GATGATGCATGTTACCTCAAAGAGAAGCTTGATAATGGTATTCCACAAATATCATTAATGTTTTCTCTGACAGAAGAAGTTGGAACTTTAGCACGTACGCTCAAGTTATTTGAG GAGAACAACGTGAATTTGTTACACATTGAATCACGGCCGTCAAAATCTACTGGCAATGAATATGAGTTTCTGGTTACGTGTGAGGACACAGGAGACCAGCTTGGTATGTTTATTGAGAAGCTGAAATTAAAGGCAGCTACAGTACACACACTCTCACGTGAGCCTTCGTCCTCGGATACAA TTCCTTGGTTTCCACGAAGGATTCGTGATCTGGACCGCTTTGCCAATCAGATTCTTAGCTATGGCCATGAGCTTAACTCCGATCACCCA GGTTTTACTGACAAGGTTTATCGCGCACGGCGGAAGGAATTTGCAGACATTGCATTCAACTACAAACA TGGTCAACCAATTCCTCATGTCACTTACACTGATGCTGAGATTGATACgtggaaaacaatttttaccAAGCTGACCGAGTTGCACCCAAAACATGCTTGCAGTCAGTACAACAGAATCTTCCCATTACTGGTCCAGAACTGTGGCTACAATGCTGATAACATTCCTCAGTTGCAGGAGGTGTCTGACTTCCTCAAAG ATTGTACTGGGTTCACTCTGCGACCAGTTGCTGGCTTGTTGTCATCAAGGGACTTTTTAGCAGGTCTTGCTTTTCGTGTTTTCCACTCAACACAATATATTCGTCACGGATCTACCCCAATGTACACACCAGAACC GGATATATGCCATGAATTGATTGGACACGTTCCACTATTTGCTGATCCAGCGTTTGCACAATTTTCTCAA gaGATTGGTTTAGCCTCACTGGGCTCTCCTGATGAGTATGTGGAGAAGCTTGCAACA TGTTACTGGTTTACAGTTGAATTTGGACTTTGTCGTCAAAACAAAGAACTGAAGGCATATGGAGCTGGACTGTTGTCTTCATTTGGAGAGCTTCAG TATTGCGTGTCAGACAAGCCAAAGGTTCTACCATTTGAACCTAGCAAAACAGGTGAGCAGAAATACCCAATCACAGAGTACCAACCAATTTACTTTGAATCAGACAGTTTTGAGCAGGCCATGGAGCAAATGAA GTCATTTGCAGCCAGCATACCCAGACCATTCACAGTGTACTATAACCCTTACACCCAGACAGTAGAAGTACTtgacaaaaaacacaaattgaaAGATCTTGCGACAAACATCAAAG gTGAATTAATTACTCTCATCGATGCTATCAGCAAAGTGAAATAA
- the LOC140041123 gene encoding phenylalanine-4-hydroxylase-like isoform X2: MDDACYLKEKLDNGIPQISLMFSLTEEVGTLARTLKLFEENNVNLLHIESRPSKSTGNEYEFLVTCEDTGDQLGMFIEKLKLKAATVHTLSREPSSSDTIPWFPRRIRDLDRFANQILSYGHELNSDHPGFTDKVYRARRKEFADIAFNYKHGQPIPHVTYTDAEIDTWKTIFTKLTELHPKHACSQYNRIFPLLVQNCGYNADNIPQLQEVSDFLKDCTGFTLRPVAGLLSSRDFLAGLAFRVFHSTQYIRHGSTPMYTPEPDICHELIGHVPLFADPAFAQFSQEIGLASLGSPDEYVEKLATCYWFTVEFGLCRQNKELKAYGAGLLSSFGELQYCVSDKPKVLPFEPSKTGEQKYPITEYQPIYFESDSFEQAMEQMKSFAASIPRPFTVYYNPYTQTVEVLDKKHKLKDLATNIKGELITLIDAISKVK; the protein is encoded by the exons ATG GATGATGCATGTTACCTCAAAGAGAAGCTTGATAATGGTATTCCACAAATATCATTAATGTTTTCTCTGACAGAAGAAGTTGGAACTTTAGCACGTACGCTCAAGTTATTTGAG GAGAACAACGTGAATTTGTTACACATTGAATCACGGCCGTCAAAATCTACTGGCAATGAATATGAGTTTCTGGTTACGTGTGAGGACACAGGAGACCAGCTTGGTATGTTTATTGAGAAGCTGAAATTAAAGGCAGCTACAGTACACACACTCTCACGTGAGCCTTCGTCCTCGGATACAA TTCCTTGGTTTCCACGAAGGATTCGTGATCTGGACCGCTTTGCCAATCAGATTCTTAGCTATGGCCATGAGCTTAACTCCGATCACCCA GGTTTTACTGACAAGGTTTATCGCGCACGGCGGAAGGAATTTGCAGACATTGCATTCAACTACAAACA TGGTCAACCAATTCCTCATGTCACTTACACTGATGCTGAGATTGATACgtggaaaacaatttttaccAAGCTGACCGAGTTGCACCCAAAACATGCTTGCAGTCAGTACAACAGAATCTTCCCATTACTGGTCCAGAACTGTGGCTACAATGCTGATAACATTCCTCAGTTGCAGGAGGTGTCTGACTTCCTCAAAG ATTGTACTGGGTTCACTCTGCGACCAGTTGCTGGCTTGTTGTCATCAAGGGACTTTTTAGCAGGTCTTGCTTTTCGTGTTTTCCACTCAACACAATATATTCGTCACGGATCTACCCCAATGTACACACCAGAACC GGATATATGCCATGAATTGATTGGACACGTTCCACTATTTGCTGATCCAGCGTTTGCACAATTTTCTCAA gaGATTGGTTTAGCCTCACTGGGCTCTCCTGATGAGTATGTGGAGAAGCTTGCAACA TGTTACTGGTTTACAGTTGAATTTGGACTTTGTCGTCAAAACAAAGAACTGAAGGCATATGGAGCTGGACTGTTGTCTTCATTTGGAGAGCTTCAG TATTGCGTGTCAGACAAGCCAAAGGTTCTACCATTTGAACCTAGCAAAACAGGTGAGCAGAAATACCCAATCACAGAGTACCAACCAATTTACTTTGAATCAGACAGTTTTGAGCAGGCCATGGAGCAAATGAA GTCATTTGCAGCCAGCATACCCAGACCATTCACAGTGTACTATAACCCTTACACCCAGACAGTAGAAGTACTtgacaaaaaacacaaattgaaAGATCTTGCGACAAACATCAAAG gTGAATTAATTACTCTCATCGATGCTATCAGCAAAGTGAAATAA